The window AGCAATCCCGGCCAGAGCTACCGCATCGAGTCCGGCACGAAGCTCGACGACTGGCAGCCTGTCGAAACCGTCACCGCCCGCACCAACCGCGGCACCACGCTGCGCACCGTGAACTTCGCCGCCGGGCCGCGGCGCTTCTGGCGGGTGGTCCGCACCTCGCCCTGACGCATAGCACCCGCGATTCTGCATTGCCGCGGGGCAAACGGCTTCCCATCGTCATGCCATGGCCGCCTCGGAACGCTGGCACGAACGAACGCTGCAGGATCGCGAGTGGTTGTGCGCCAGCTTTGGCAATCTCACGCTGGTGGTGCACAGCATCCTGGAGGAGTGGCGCGTGGCCCCGCTCTACGGGTCCGAGTGCGACTGCCTCATGAGCGATGCGGACACGCCGCCGGAGGACCTGCCGTGGCAGCGCTGGGACCGCGGGGCGAAGGACGTGAAGCTGCGCTTCCGCCCTGTTTTCCCGGATCGCCCGGTCATCATCCGCCCGCGCTCGCCGCTGAATCTCTCGCCGCGCGCAAAGGCGACCTTCTACGTCGGCATCCCCGCCTTCATCGAGCTGACCGCGCACAGCGAGGGCCAGTACGAGCGCCTCAGCGCATGGCCCAGCGAGCAGCCGTCGAATACCTGGCACGGCACGCCGATCTCCGGCACGCTCTGCTACTCGGTGAAGACCCGGGCGCGGAGGCAATTCGTGCCGGAAGATTGGCAGGAGATGTCCATCATCTCGACGATCGAAATCGC of the Luteolibacter flavescens genome contains:
- a CDS encoding DUF432 domain-containing protein, with translation MAASERWHERTLQDREWLCASFGNLTLVVHSILEEWRVAPLYGSECDCLMSDADTPPEDLPWQRWDRGAKDVKLRFRPVFPDRPVIIRPRSPLNLSPRAKATFYVGIPAFIELTAHSEGQYERLSAWPSEQPSNTWHGTPISGTLCYSVKTRARRQFVPEDWQEMSIISTIEIANTGTHSHPFERLFYETGHLSVFEHEGRLWSNHARIRTGEKSDSLSGVVFASKPVGEATRAVELAPPRQGRVRRSMLKEAFSTFLGVTHPND